The following are encoded in a window of Haliaeetus albicilla chromosome 1, bHalAlb1.1, whole genome shotgun sequence genomic DNA:
- the PPID gene encoding peptidyl-prolyl cis-trans isomerase D — protein MSHPSPLARPSKPCNPRAFFDVDIGGERVGRIVFELFADVVPKTAENFRALCTGEKGTGPTTGKPLHYKGCPFHRIIKQFMVQGGDFSNQNGTGGESIYGEKFEDENFHYKHDKPGLLSMANAGPGTNGSQFFITTVPTSHLDGKHVVFGQVIKGMGVVKILENVEVKGENPVKLCVIAECGELKEGDDWGIVPQDGSGDVHPDFPEDSDIDLKDVDKIVAIAEDIKNIGNTFFKSQNWAMAAKKYSKSLRYVEASEAVAEEADKPKLKTVALTCVLNIGACKLKLSDWQGAIESCSEALKIDPANTKALYRRAQGWQGIKDLDQALADLKKAHEIAPEDKAIQTETLRIKQKIKAQKEKEKAAYAKMFA, from the exons ATGTCGCACCCGTCCCCTCTCGCCCGGCCCAGCAAGCCTTGCAACCCCCGCGCTTTCTTCGATGTGGACATCGGGGGCGAgcgag TTGGACGCATTGTCTTTGAATTATTTGCTGACGTTGTACCTAAAACTGCTGAAAATTTCCGTGCATTATGTacaggagagaagggaacaGGGCCTACCACTGGAAAACCTCTCCATTATAAAGGATGTCCCTTCCACAGAA ttatTAAGCAGTTTATGGTCCAAGGTGGAGATTTCTCAAACCAAAATGGCACAGGTGGAGAAAGTATATATGGTGAAAAATTTGAAGATGAAAACTTTCATTATAAG CATGATAAACCAGGGCTGCTGAGCATGGCAAATGCAGGACCCGGTACTAATGGCTCTCAGTTCTTTATTACAACGGTGCCTACTTCTCACCTGGATGGGAAACATGTGGTGTTTGGCCAAGTGATCAAAGGAATGGGTGTAGTTAAAATATTGGAAAACGTTGaagtaaaaggagaaaatccTGTTAAG ttgtgcGTCATTGCAGAATGTGGAGAGCTAAAGGAAGGAGATGATTGGGGAATTGTTCCCCAGGATGGATCTGGAGATGTTCATCCAGATTTTCCTGAAGATTCAGATATAGACTTGAAAGAt GTTGACAAGATTGTGGCCATAGCAGAAGACATAAAGAATATAGGAAATACTTTCTTCAAATCGCAAAATTGGGCAATGGCAGCTAAAAAGTATAGTAAAAGTTTACG GTATGTAGAAGCTTCTGAAGCAGTGGCAGAGGAGGCCGACAAACCAAAGTTGAAGACTGTTGCTTTGACCTGTGTTTTGAACATTGGCGCTTGTAAACTAAAACTGTCAGATTGGCAGGGAGCCATTGAAAGTTGTTCAGAG GCTCTTAAAATAGATCCAGCAAATACTAAAGCTCTCTACAGACGGGCTCAAGGATGGCAGGGAATAAAAGATCTCGATCAGGCATTG GCTGATCTTAAAAAGGCTCATGAAATAGCCCCTGAAGACAAAg ctATCCAGACAGAAACACTCAGAATCAAGCAGAAGATAAAAGcccaaaaggagaaagagaaggcagCTTACGCTAAAATGTTcgcttga